The Coregonus clupeaformis isolate EN_2021a unplaced genomic scaffold, ASM2061545v1 scaf6186, whole genome shotgun sequence nucleotide sequence TGGTCAATGTGgctgggctgccagctctaggggaagagtcttggtggttccaaacttcttccatttaagaatgatggaggccactgtgttctcgggggaccttcaatgctgcagaattttttttggtaagggaaggggtctgaatactttccgaattgcCCCACAAGagcgcacatgcgcagttgttaCCCATCTCCGCTGTTGCTGCAGTCGGCCACATAAAATAATCACAGTCGTTTTAAGTGGAAAGGTATACATTTCCTGACTCAAAACCAATGCTGCTTTTGATTTAAAGTAGCTAATTTGGTCGTATGCTTTCAATTAAATAAAGAATTAGTCTACAATAGCTCTTTGACTGACAACAGAGCAGAGCTGGTAGTGCACAAAGAAACATCATGAATCACGTGACCCGTTTTTGCAGCTTTCCAGTTCTAGACTGCAAGGGGAGAAGTCTTAACTCCACCTAACTAGCTTCAATGTATGGAATCACTTGGGAAATGTTTGGTTTTAGGTATACTTCCCCTTTAAGAACAATCCCCTTTGTAGAGAGCTGCCCAATGGAAAACTGATCATAATTTAGGACAAAACAAACTGCATTTAACCTATTGATTCCAGTTGGCATTATAAAATTACAAGACCTAAACAGGAGACCTTGCGTAGAATGTTTGTTCTCtttttttcctctctctattTGCTCACTCCATTTTTCAGCTAAAATCAAACCCTTTTCACTCTGCCTGTTCATCCTGTCAATCATGCACTTCATTAACAACCTTCTTATTTGATTAACAATGCCGCTCAATGAGAATCAGCCAGTATTCAAAGATGACTGCTGTAGCTGTAGCATTTTTAGCTGTTTCTGTTCTCTTGTTCTGTTCCCTCTCCACTTTAGGCATGCGGGGACCCCAAAGCAAAGCCGTCATACCTGGTAGACAAAAAACTTGGAGTCGGCGGTTAAGTTTATCGTACGGAAATTCCCAGCAATAGAGACACGAAACAATAATGTAAGTTCTGTTTTAAGTTTATTCAAATGACCTTCCTTATTTATGTGTAGGCCTAGTTGGTGTAACAAAATATTGTATTAATGTTATAAATGTTATTGATTTTGTCTGTGAGTGTTCAGAGGCAGTAACTGCCATGtagtcagttggtagagcaatggcgcttgcaacgccagggttgtgggttcgattcccacgggtgaacagtatgaaaatgtatgcactcactactgtaagtcgctctggataagagcgtctgctaaatttaaatacactgaatgtacagAACATTAAGAATACCTTCTTGATGCATACAGGAAACTGTTGaccatgaaaaacccagcagcgttgcagttcttgacacaaaccggtgtgtgtggcacctactaccatactccgttcaaaggcacttaaatattttgtcttacccattcatcctctgaatggcacacattacactatccatgtctcaaggcttaaaaatccttctttaacctgtctcctcaccatctacactgattgaagtggatttaacaatttacatcaataagggataatatctttcacctggattcacctggtcagtctgtcatggaaagagcaggtgttcataatgttttgttcactcatGAAAATGATTCTAGCCCTGGTGTCCCAGAAAATTGTCTGTCATCATTTAAAAAGTGTAACTTTTAAATTTATGATCACATAGTCATACCGTATGTACGTTATGTATACTGTACATTTGTGTTGTCATATATATGCTACTTTTTACTATTTGCCTTTGTTGTGTTTGTGTGAAAtgtgtagctaactgtctatTGGAATGATGGAGCTTAATTATGTTTAACTGTGTCAATATGTCCCTTATgtttctttctttgtttttgttCAATGTTTTGCATGCTTAACTTGGCTTTTTCTGGATTGTTCTTATTGGTAAGTTTGTACTATTTGGAGTCCCATTTTGCTTTGCTTAGCTTTGCTTAGTCTGCCTTTTTGTAGTGGAACAGTTTTAGTTCTCATCTAGCCTATTGCTTCTTATCCTGATAGACTATGCAAAGCAATCTAAGTTGTTTCatttgatctgattggtcaaaagaccaattagtggcaaaaatatcagaattgagctgcctgtgtaacactaaccctaaggctgcgtttacacaggcagctcaaTTCTGATATGTTTGCCACTAATggatcttttgaccaatcagatcagctctgaaaaagagctgatgtAGGAGATctaatgtgattggtcaaaagagcaattagtgggaaaaaagtattagaaTTGAGCTTGCTGTGTAAACACAGTTTATCAGTGGGGAAAGTAGCACATGCAAATACAAAAAAACTTGTTCTTGCTAATTTGTCTTGAAAAGATGTAAAGCTAAACCCCTTTACCCTCATGCTATTAAACTCTGAGGCAATATTATGTCAGAACTATTTGGCCGAGCTAAAAAAATCTAATATTGAATTGTATGGTTAAGATTTTGATTGGAGCATTGTTCAGCGTGAAAATGTAACAACTAAGAATGTATTTTGATTTTTGCAGAAGAGAAAAGTTTAGAATTAATAATgaaaaatgtttttattgtattGGTCTTCCATGAAATGTAATATGGGGCATGGGTATTCTGGTTAACCTAACCTCCTCAAATGACTTACTACTTCAGAGCAAACGTACTTATCGGTGCAttaacatttataacattttactGACATACAAGACAGTCCTATAATATATTTAAGAGAATACAATGAATACTTGTATATAGCTAATGCTAGAGCGGGATTTAGATAAACATAGACCAATGTTTAGTCTCGATTTGGCAATAAAGCATAGCTCATGGTAATATTGGAGTCATACATACCACAACTATAAACCATCCTTTAGAAAATACTGGATAGTCACTCAGTACCTACGGGTTCACTACAGTGCATTCTTGTCACAAAGTCATTAGCTAATAAGATCTGGGAGATGGTACCAAAGGCTTACTGGTGTAGTAAAACTAAAACTGTCTAAACTTAATGCAAGGttcatgtacaatttgacaaATGGTTTACTCAACTCAAGAGGTCATTGGCAAAATTCAAAAGTTAGATATGCAATGAAACAGAAATCAGTGAACCTTTTGTCAAAATAATAGTGCCGTAAAATGTCAACCATCAAACCAGTAGAATGACATGGTGTTTTACTGCTGGTGAAAGAAGTGAACCTTTCAGATAAGTTTGACTTGACTACCTTGACATGCTCCTTGAGAGACCTAACAAGTTGTTTATTCTACATTTACAGCAACAGCTTACACAGCTTCAAAAAGAAAAGTCTGAAATACTAAAGAATCTAGCTCTATATTACTTCACATTTGTGGATGTCATGGAATTCAAGGTAAGGAAATTCATTTTTTAAactaaacatttttttaaactaCTTGATAGGTATATTAATGTAATAATAAGCATAATGTAATATGCTTTATAGATGTGCTAATTAGGCTAGATCAATGTCTGAGTAGACATTTCTTCATTATTCTGAATAGTGGTAGAAAATGCTGCACCTGTACAACCCTATACAATGTAGCTATGTTGCACCTGTACAATCCAGACATGAGTGTTACAGTATGAATTTTATATTTCTTCTAGGACCATGTTTCTGAATTGCTGAACACTATTGACGCTTGCCAGGTTTTCTTTGATGTTGTAAGTATTCATCTTTCCACAATTCCCTTTATTTggtataacacttttttttcttcttcaaatcTCCTCAAGAGATTATACCTTTTTCTATAATCCTAATCAAAGCTAACTAAAGTTTTTCATTCTGTCTTTATAGACGGTTAACTTTGACCTCACCAAGAATTACCTTGACTTAGTTGTCACCTACACTACACTAATGATGTTACTGTCCCGTATTGAAGAGCGAAAAGCAATCATTGGACTCTACAACTACGCCCATGAAATGACACACGGGGCCAGGTACAGCTAGAGCTATGAGCAGGACTATCCTCTGTGAAATGTATTATGTGATGTCTTTTGACtgtgtttttctttctctcctccgCGCCCAGTGACAGGGAATACCCAAGGCTGGGCCAAATGATCGTGGACTATGAGAATCCTCTGAAAAAGATGATGGAAGAGTTTGTCCCTCATGGGAAGGTGAGACACTAGACGTCTGTGAATATATTCCTCAGTAACACTAATATACAAATGAAAAATAGATAGCACTTTATTACATATACGGCATAGACGCCACCATGTAATAAATGTCCACAATTTCCTATTAACTACCAAGTAAATTCCTGTAGAAATGGTCAGCAGccagaaatacagtgccttgcaaaagtattcatcccccttggcatttttcctattttgttgcattacaacctgtaatttaaattgattttaatttggatttcatgtaatggacatacacaaaatagtccaaattgatgaagtgaaattaaaaaaattacttgtttcaaagaattctaaaaaataaataacggaaaagtggtacgtgcatatgtattcatcccctttgctatgaagcccctaaataagatctggtgcaaccaattaccttcagaagtcacataattacagtgggggaaaaa carries:
- the LOC123490980 gene encoding nck-associated protein 1-like — protein: MEFKDHVSELLNTIDACQVFFDVTVNFDLTKNYLDLVVTYTTLMMLLSRIEERKAIIGLYNYAHEMTHGASDREYPRLGQMIVDYENPLKKMMEEFVPHGK